The window CATGAGGGGTATTCGCCGATAGCAGAGACCCCGGATGTTTGTTACCAGTGCCATACACGAGTAAAAGTCCATGCGAATCTTCAGGCCAGACATCCTATCCGTGAAGGTAAGGTAACCTGTAAAGATTGTCATAATCCGCACGGTACCCACACAGACGGCATGATCGAGGCTGAGACCCTGAATGAGCTCTGCTACAACTGTCATGGCGACAAACGTGGGCCTAATTTCTGGGAGCACCCGCCAGTGGAAGAAGATTGTTCCACATGTCACGCACCACACGGCAGCAGGCATAAAGGAATGCTTGTCCAGAAGGTGCCGACCATCTGTAACAGTTGCCACCAGGTCGTTCATACTCCGCCATATGGTGAAGAATCTGGCTTCACCGGCTCAGAAACGCCTAATAGCCGATATTACGCGAGAGCATGTCTGAATTGTCATCAGACGGTGCATGGAAGCATGTCAGCTGACAGAGACGGTAGCCGTTACAGAAAGTAAAAGGAGAGCAAAAATGAAGAAACGAATATGTGTTCTGGCCATGCTTTCCCTTTGCTGGGGTGTAACTGATGCTGCGGCAGCAGGGCCGGACTTGGATGGATATGTAGAATTTGGCGGACGTCTTTTTGATGTGGACGGGGACGAGGCTAAATTTAATGAATATCGGGATATTGATAATGGTGTATACGGCAATGTGGATATCCTCTCGTACTGGGAAGGCGGATATTATATCGACTTTCTGGCCGAGAACATAGCCTATGACGATCAGGCCTACTGGTTGAACGGAGGCCGTTTCGGGTCATTGAAGTACTCGCTGTACTACGATGAGATTATCCATAACATCACTGAAGATGCCCTGACACCTTATGATGGTATCGGTAGTGATACGCTGGTGGGTACCGGGGAGACTGAACCGGCTCTCTGGAATAGTTTCGACTATAAGAAGGAGCGGGAAAAGTATGGTGGTGATGTAGAGTACGCGTTTGAAAATGGCTACTTTGTACAGTTTGGTGCGAGCAATATGGAATCCTCGGGAGTCATGCCTTATGGCGGTACATCCTCTGCAGAGTTTCCGGCCCCCATCGATTGGGAAGAGAACCAGTTTAACATTACCGGTGGTTACCGGGCCAAGAAGCTAACCGCTAGTCTGACGGGTCAATTCATTAATTTTGATAATGAGGATGATTCGCTGACCAGAGATGACACTATCGGCTCATTGCCACCTGATAACGATGTGGCGAAAGTACTCGGAAAAATGGTCTGGCGACCGGAGTATTATGGTTCTGTGGTAGCGTTGAATGCTGGATACTCTAAAACGGAGAGCGATGAGCAACTGGGCATTGTTGTGCCGGGAGAGACCAGAAATTTTGATGGTGAGATAACCAAGTGGCATGTGAACGGCTCCTGGAAGTTTGAACCGATTGAAGATCTGGACCTGAAACTGCTGGCCAGATATGACGATCGGGACAATGATTCCACTGAGTTGACAACCCTGGATGGCAATGAGAATGAGAACTACAGCAGCGAAATCTTTAAGACTGGTATCGAAGCCGACTACAAGCTTTCGCGTAATAACAGAATTGATGGTGGATACCACTACCTCAATAAAGATTACGAGGGGAGAAGCGATTCCGACGGGGCTGATGATAACCTGTTTTTTATCCAGGCCAGAAACTATTCGCTTGAAGATGTGGAATTACGAGCCAAGTACAGTTTCCTCACCCGCAGTGGCGACTACACTGTTGAACCTGGCGAAACGGACGAAGGTTACAGGAGTTATGATGTAGCTGATCAGGACAGGAATCAGGTTGAGTTGGAAGGTGGTTATTACGGTGTTGAAGACCTTGGTCTTGATCTCGAGTTCACCTGGTTTAATGCCGACTATGATGACACCGAAGTGGGGCTGGTTGAACTCGATCATTATGACCTCTATTTTTCTGGTACATGGGCAATTCAATCGAATGTCAACACAGGCTTTTATGTCGGTTTTGAGAGGGATTACAGTGAAGATTTAGGTGATGCCGCAGAAACAACCTATTACACCTATGCGGCAGGGCTCAATATTGAGGCTTATTTTATGGCCGAAAAACTGAGGCTCTATGCAGGGTGGGATTGGGCAGAGAGTGATGGTAAATCTGAGTTTGATAGCGCAGACATCATTGACACTGACGAGGTTGAGGATTTCACCCAGCATATTCTCTCACTTAAAGGAACCTACTTCATAGACGAGGCCTGGTCGGTTACTTTGGGCTATGTGTATGAGGAATGGGATTATTCGGATGACCAGTGGAATAACTATGTAATTGTTGTGCCAGGATCGAGAGGGGATACTTTTCTGTCCGGAGCGTATGATGACCAGGATTACGAAGGTCATACAGGCTATCTCAGTGTGAAGTACAAGTTTTAGTCTGGGCAGATTACGCTGAGCGGACTCACTGAAGTTGTATTATAATTTACACATCAACTCCTGTCGGGCAAATGCTGTCTGCCAGGAGTTGTTTTTTCAGGTGGTGTCATTGGTTGAGGGTATAATACAGTTATGAGTTTAATTTCTAAGTTGATGGGGTGTTCCTAACACGCTTGAGAGAAACGATATGCAATTGATTTTCGTATACAATGCCGACAGCGGTCTGGTGAGTACAGTGAAGGATATCGGTCACAAACTCTTCAGCCCGGCCAGCTATGACTGCTTTTTATGTAGCCTTACCCACGGAACATTTAAAGAAAATCCGGAGTGGCGGGCGTTTCGTGAAAATGCAAAAATCGAAATGCTGTTTTTGCACAGGGATGAATTTGAGCAGCAGTTCAAAACCCGACATGATTACCCGGTGGTTTTGAAAGTGAAGGGCGATTCCAGCCAACTTGAGGTTCTGCTTTCCCGTGAACAGTTGGCTGGTTTTACTTCCCTGAAAGAGTTGATCAAGGCAATAGAAGCGGTGGAGGCAGGGTAATTGCCGAAGCTGTGTTCCAATGAACGAAAGCAGCAACGGCAGATTTTTTATATTTTAGAACAGTAAAACCGGGCATCGCACGTTGTGCAGTACGTGGTTGGCGACTGAGCCAAATATCACATTGCGTATCTCTCCGCCCCCTTCATGACGCCCGACAACGACCAGATGGTAGCCATCATTATTGGCGATTTTAGAAATTGTCTGTCGCGGATCGCCGGTCTTCAGTATCAGCTCGCACGAATACCCCGCTTCCCCAAGTTGAGCCTCATAACGTTCAAGTAATTGCATACCGGCTTTACGGGCATTCTCCCGCACCATATCCAGCTGAAAATCCGGAATCATCCTGTAGGCGAGTTGCTCCTGATTAATGACGTAAAGCAGATGCAGTGTCTGCGGAAAGCGATTGCGTTGTTCAATTACCGCTTCAACTGTCTTTCTGGCTGTTGGGGAATCATCCAGGGGAATCAGAATCTTTGGTTCCATAGTTTTCCTCAGGGTCAGAAGTCGGTTGGTCCAACGGGTGTATTGCGTTCGATGCAATATGATTTCATACTGTTCTCGTATATTATCCGTATATCAGATTAGGCAGCAGTAATACAAGCCCGGGCCAGAAGGTGAGCAGCAGCAGGATCGCCATCTGAATCAGCAGAAACGGCATAACCGCTCTTGAGACAAAAAGCAGGTTGCGATCGACCGTGGCACCAGAGATATAGAGGCTGACGCCAAGTGGCGGGGTGCAGTAGCCAATACCCAGGTTGATGGTCATGATCAGCCCGAAATGCATGGTGTCGATGCCGAATTTACTGAGCAGAGGCAGAAAGATCGGGGTCAGGATCAAGGTTGCCGAGATG of the Desulfosediminicola ganghwensis genome contains:
- a CDS encoding DmsE family decaheme c-type cytochrome → MKQTMERVRLYATLFCALVLLGVNGVAYANGDGGEPLAGQVEETVLIVTEMTTTGYVGDSTCLECHDEMEGHYYKSLHFRAWESTGNTAAGCESCHGPGEVHADDPEPDNIISFSDRDGAEVKVYNETCLNCHVKSEKISMWDMSQHEKYDVACATCHPMHEGYSPIAETPDVCYQCHTRVKVHANLQARHPIREGKVTCKDCHNPHGTHTDGMIEAETLNELCYNCHGDKRGPNFWEHPPVEEDCSTCHAPHGSRHKGMLVQKVPTICNSCHQVVHTPPYGEESGFTGSETPNSRYYARACLNCHQTVHGSMSADRDGSRYRK
- a CDS encoding GTPase encodes the protein MQLIFVYNADSGLVSTVKDIGHKLFSPASYDCFLCSLTHGTFKENPEWRAFRENAKIEMLFLHRDEFEQQFKTRHDYPVVLKVKGDSSQLEVLLSREQLAGFTSLKELIKAIEAVEAG
- a CDS encoding MtrB/PioB family outer membrane beta-barrel protein; the protein is MKKRICVLAMLSLCWGVTDAAAAGPDLDGYVEFGGRLFDVDGDEAKFNEYRDIDNGVYGNVDILSYWEGGYYIDFLAENIAYDDQAYWLNGGRFGSLKYSLYYDEIIHNITEDALTPYDGIGSDTLVGTGETEPALWNSFDYKKEREKYGGDVEYAFENGYFVQFGASNMESSGVMPYGGTSSAEFPAPIDWEENQFNITGGYRAKKLTASLTGQFINFDNEDDSLTRDDTIGSLPPDNDVAKVLGKMVWRPEYYGSVVALNAGYSKTESDEQLGIVVPGETRNFDGEITKWHVNGSWKFEPIEDLDLKLLARYDDRDNDSTELTTLDGNENENYSSEIFKTGIEADYKLSRNNRIDGGYHYLNKDYEGRSDSDGADDNLFFIQARNYSLEDVELRAKYSFLTRSGDYTVEPGETDEGYRSYDVADQDRNQVELEGGYYGVEDLGLDLEFTWFNADYDDTEVGLVELDHYDLYFSGTWAIQSNVNTGFYVGFERDYSEDLGDAAETTYYTYAAGLNIEAYFMAEKLRLYAGWDWAESDGKSEFDSADIIDTDEVEDFTQHILSLKGTYFIDEAWSVTLGYVYEEWDYSDDQWNNYVIVVPGSRGDTFLSGAYDDQDYEGHTGYLSVKYKF
- a CDS encoding universal stress protein: MEPKILIPLDDSPTARKTVEAVIEQRNRFPQTLHLLYVINQEQLAYRMIPDFQLDMVRENARKAGMQLLERYEAQLGEAGYSCELILKTGDPRQTISKIANNDGYHLVVVGRHEGGGEIRNVIFGSVANHVLHNVRCPVLLF